The Hahella sp. HNIBRBA332 genome window below encodes:
- a CDS encoding P27 family phage terminase small subunit: MTDAHNLEAFCASYGRWRQAERELAQYGITTTDANGGLKKNPAATVANESLKQLATFGAWTHPAVNA, encoded by the coding sequence ATGACGGACGCGCATAACCTGGAGGCCTTCTGTGCTTCGTACGGTCGATGGCGTCAGGCGGAGCGTGAGCTGGCGCAATACGGCATCACCACCACGGATGCAAACGGCGGCCTGAAGAAGAACCCGGCGGCCACCGTCGCCAACGAATCCTTAAAACAACTGGCGACCTTCGGGGCGTGGACCCATCCAGCCGTCAACGCCTGA
- a CDS encoding amidoligase family protein — protein sequence MDLREIKFGIEIETVKRTREQIARAIQSVTGGGVFYRRTPVAYDPWDVVDARGRTWKVVSDSSLSSVPAHLRAEVVSPVLGYNDIPLLQEVIRAIRRAGGKVDSQCGIHIHIDAALFNGANLANLAKMVYKQEPLILHALGVSSQRLRTFTRPISNELIQNIERERPRTTEQLNRIWYGYHNQQPIHYDRTRYHGVNLHNVWYRGTVEFRWFEATLHAGKVKAYLQFCLALAAKALNAKTAYSRKRSFDPQSAKYDFRVFLLRLGMIGEEFKTARRHLMVNMPGDAAFKRGRRKPNKVERDLVDANSVHIEAGQAPGLVI from the coding sequence ATGGACCTGAGAGAGATTAAATTCGGAATTGAGATCGAGACCGTTAAGCGCACCCGGGAGCAGATCGCGCGGGCCATCCAGTCGGTGACCGGCGGAGGGGTGTTTTACCGGCGCACGCCAGTCGCCTACGATCCCTGGGATGTGGTGGATGCGCGGGGACGAACCTGGAAGGTGGTGAGCGATTCTTCTCTCTCCTCAGTCCCCGCGCACCTGAGAGCGGAAGTCGTAAGCCCGGTATTAGGCTACAACGACATCCCCCTGCTGCAGGAGGTGATTCGCGCGATCCGCAGAGCAGGCGGCAAGGTTGACAGCCAATGCGGCATCCATATCCACATCGACGCGGCGCTGTTTAACGGCGCGAATCTCGCCAACCTCGCCAAGATGGTCTACAAGCAGGAGCCGCTGATTTTGCACGCCCTGGGCGTCAGTTCGCAGCGGTTGCGCACGTTTACCCGGCCCATCAGCAACGAACTGATACAAAACATTGAACGCGAACGTCCCCGAACCACGGAGCAACTGAATCGCATCTGGTACGGCTACCACAATCAACAACCGATCCATTACGACCGAACCCGCTACCACGGCGTCAACCTGCACAATGTCTGGTATCGCGGCACGGTTGAATTCCGCTGGTTCGAAGCGACGCTGCACGCCGGCAAAGTCAAAGCCTACCTTCAGTTCTGCCTCGCCCTCGCCGCAAAAGCCCTCAACGCCAAAACCGCCTACAGCCGAAAACGCAGCTTCGATCCCCAGAGCGCCAAGTATGACTTCCGGGTGTTTTTGCTGCGCCTGGGAATGATTGGCGAGGAGTTCAAAACCGCCCGACGACACCTGATGGTCAACATGCCGGGGGATGCGGCGTTTAAGCGCGGACGACGCAAACCCAACAAGGTCGAGCGTGACCTTGTCGATGCAAACAGCGTTCACATTGAGGCCGGGCAAGCACCCGGTCTCGTCATTTAA
- a CDS encoding gamma-glutamylcyclotransferase, giving the protein MTLKNIPHSSPQENYSESIQLFVYGTLKRGYANHTRFCAHAQSIEPAAVWGRLYHLMAGFPALEIPQRAVLAHGTTDPLADAQTQAQLKTPRFQRPTGDWDLIRGELVTFANPSRDLPSIDRLEGFRPWGRSLYRRVLVAAKKGRVVLPVWIYWMSPILNGERIGCEWPD; this is encoded by the coding sequence ATGACCTTGAAAAACATCCCGCATTCATCTCCTCAGGAAAATTACTCGGAAAGCATCCAACTATTTGTCTACGGCACCTTGAAGCGGGGTTATGCGAACCATACGCGCTTTTGCGCCCACGCCCAAAGCATCGAGCCGGCGGCAGTCTGGGGCCGACTCTACCACCTTATGGCCGGATTTCCGGCGTTGGAGATTCCGCAGCGCGCTGTCCTCGCCCACGGCACGACCGACCCCTTGGCGGACGCGCAAACCCAGGCGCAACTCAAAACGCCGCGTTTCCAGCGTCCGACAGGCGATTGGGATCTGATTCGGGGTGAATTGGTGACGTTCGCAAATCCGTCGCGCGACCTGCCGTCCATCGACCGTCTGGAGGGGTTTCGGCCCTGGGGTCGCAGTCTGTATCGGCGGGTGCTGGTGGCGGCCAAGAAAGGGAGAGTGGTTTTGCCGGTTTGGATTTACTGGATGTCGCCGATATTGAATGGCGAAAGGATTGGATGTGAGTGGCCCGATTAG